A genome region from Bemisia tabaci chromosome 3, PGI_BMITA_v3 includes the following:
- the LOC109030705 gene encoding uncharacterized protein isoform X1: MGSKLLFSCVCLVVINSVLSAAARAHPYSAEEYCKDLEPQKSMDLDQMMGLWYAVEVVEHRPNVPRSGQGTTVIDSCPVLHLAQTSKHTVRLLWSEKAGQIDYRFSIPDFEAPGRWISTGSQNGSMVTETNYQQFAGTVQVLKASTTQAILTFCSPKSQKFSVVLAREHHVPRAQLRGLNLFIQRKNLTLQEIKEACRNSGSSVIPGYTAFAVILVALFMVLIWRVCSD; encoded by the exons ATGGGCTCGAAACTCCTTTTTTCTTGTGTCTGTCTCGTCGTAATCAACAGTGTGCTCAGCGCGGCTGCACGCGCTCACCCGTACAGTGCAGAGGAATACTGCAAGGATCTGGAGCCCCAGAAAAGCATGGACTTGGATCAG ATGATGGGGTTGTGGTATGCAGTGGAGGTGGTAGAACATCGACCGAATGTGCCCCGGAGCGGTCAAGGGACGACTGTCATTGACTCATGTCCTGTGCTACATTTAGCCCAAACCAGCAAACACACCGTGCGTCTCTTGTGGAGCGAGAAAGCCGGCCAAATTGACTACAGGTTTTCCATCCCCGATTTTGAGGCACCCGGAAGATGGATCTCCACTGGCTCCCAGAACG GCTCCATGGTCACAGAAAcaaactatcagcaatttgcGGGAACCGTGCAAGTCCTCAAAGCCTCTACAACACAAGCCATACTCACTTTCTGCTCACCGAAGAGCCAGAAGTTCTCTGTGGTTCTGGCTCGGGAGCACCACGTACCTCGGGCCCAACTTCGCGGTCTCAACCTCTTCATCCAGAGGAAGAACCTTACGTTGCAGGAAATCAAGGAAGCGTGCAGGAACTCGGGTTCCAGCGTTATTCCTGGTTACACTGCTTTCGCCGTTATCCTTGTGGCCTTGTTCATGGTCCTTATTTGGAGGGTCTGCAGTGATTGA
- the LOC109030705 gene encoding uncharacterized protein isoform X2: MGSKLLFSCVCLVVINSVLSAAARAHPYSAEEYCKDLEPQKSMDLDQMMGLWYAVEVVEHRPNVPRSGQGTTVIDSCPVLHLAQTSKHTVRLLWSEKAGQIDYRFSIPDFEAPGRWISTGSQNVSGTGQVLKVVHDHMVLSICLPPPNSQQFTVLMSRNQQLKARDILSVNNLLERKRLPLLDIRQGCSSATTMFLSQLWFAPFIAIAMNFQS; the protein is encoded by the exons ATGGGCTCGAAACTCCTTTTTTCTTGTGTCTGTCTCGTCGTAATCAACAGTGTGCTCAGCGCGGCTGCACGCGCTCACCCGTACAGTGCAGAGGAATACTGCAAGGATCTGGAGCCCCAGAAAAGCATGGACTTGGATCAG ATGATGGGGTTGTGGTATGCAGTGGAGGTGGTAGAACATCGACCGAATGTGCCCCGGAGCGGTCAAGGGACGACTGTCATTGACTCATGTCCTGTGCTACATTTAGCCCAAACCAGCAAACACACCGTGCGTCTCTTGTGGAGCGAGAAAGCCGGCCAAATTGACTACAGGTTTTCCATCCCCGATTTTGAGGCACCCGGAAGATGGATCTCCACTGGCTCCCAGAACG TTTCAGGGACTGGacaggttttaaaagtggtgcACGATCACATGGTACTCTCAATTTGTCTACCCCCTCCCAACAGTCAACAATTCACCGTTTTGATGTCCCGCAATCAACAGCTCAAAGCCCGTGATATCCTCAGTGTAAACAATCTCTTGGAGCGGAAGAGATTGCCCTTGCTCGATATTAGGCAGGGTTGCTCAAGCGCCACCACTATGTTCTTGAGCCAACTTTGGTTTGCCCCCTTTATTGCGATTGCAATGAATTTCCAGTCCTGA
- the LOC109030710 gene encoding circadian clock-controlled protein daywake has translation MMGARNPILMKSTMACALFSAISLSILLGASGKKVPDYLQLCKKNTPQYDQCTQNAIEAAKPYLAKGIPKMKVPPLEPLTIPQLIIDRNLEAIKVKAKLDNVTVFGCSNFDIQKLKINTDKLTLDISLLLPKLFVECEYDVDGRLLVIPLRGKGHFIGNMTNVKVDISGQGELTNVKGKEYVLIKKLKMKPRVGDTTVKFINDNKKNPENRLITETAANFINQNRRQVLDIVTPIAEETALEVGLQIISTIFSTVPFDELLPQ, from the exons ATGATGGGTGCTAGAAATCCAATCCTAATGAAGTCCACGATGGCTTGCGCATTGTTCTCGGCAATTTCTCTTAGCATTTTACTCGGCGCCTCCGGCAAGAAAGTCC ccGACTACCTCCAATTGTGCAAGAAAAATACTCCTCAGTATGACCAATGCACCCAAAATGCCATTGAAGCCGCAAAACCATACCTGGCGAAAG GTATTCCAAAAATGAAAGTCCCACCCCTAGAACCTCTAACGATTCCGCAGCTCATCATTGACCGGAATTTGGAGGCAATTAAAGTCAAggcaaaattagacaacgttACTGTCTTTGGTTGCTCAAATTTTGACATTCAAAAGCTTAA aatAAACACTGATAAGCTGACATTGGACATCAGTCTGCTACTACCAAAACTTTTCGTTGAGTGTGAATATGATGTGGACGGCCGATTGCTTGTGATTCCGCTACGAGGAAAGGGTCATTTCATCGGAAACATGA CAAATGTAAAAGTTGATATTTCTGGTCAAGGTGAGCTGACGAATGTCAAAGGCAAAGAATATGTTCTGATCAAGAAATTGAAGATGAAACCCCGTGTAGGTGATACAACCGTTAAATTTATCAATGACAACAAAAAGAATCCCGAAAATAGACTGATAA CGGAGACGGCTGCCAACTTCATCAACCAAAACAGGCGGCAAGTTCTGGACATCGTGACACCAATCGCTGAGGAGACCGCTCTGGAGGTTGGGCTCCAAATCATCAGCACAATTTTCTCAACGGTTCCTTTCGATGAACTCCTGCCGCAATGA